In Xiphias gladius isolate SHS-SW01 ecotype Sanya breed wild chromosome 16, ASM1685928v1, whole genome shotgun sequence, a genomic segment contains:
- the znf148 gene encoding zinc finger protein 148 isoform X2 produces MNAEDKLEGMLLKCSSGGVDGGGRVGLAGRGALVVMTLGDRSLANHPLLAEDDDDEDDDEDLTGSSLVTHDLVPPEQLMMQEEMTKNGRGGEEEGGGGELSIKQELKLSEPAVQIKKDKKAVKDLMVCPKKKKRKQRSPAKILSINDDGSLGIQNPKCHICVHCNAAFRTNYHLQRHVFIHTGEKPFQCSQCDMRFIQKYLLQRHEKIHTGEKPFRCDECGMRFIQKYHMERHKRTHSGEKPYQCDHCHQYFSRTDRVLKHRRMCHENRERKTNKAAGKVGPLREADSLGLPFLAKECSLPKKKRQKCADKSSGASTAAQTEGHSVPVVETEEKDEQRQNKIEGLPLYAVPSKVKHEYVLADYSVELPEETASQHQEEVPSEETTPPKLVLKKVPKRSLKQSSEQTPPCLSTLSSFEENTKVTQYTFEIVDKQGLLEVESNTELESVETLQGGPTKPATSSTNYDDAMQFLKKKRYLQAAMATNSRDYGLNTSSISSQPPVTPTVVSAVIDETVPATILEPQPISTEIKATHDKNVLPDEVLQTLLDHYSNKANGQSDISFSVADTEVTSSISINSSDVSDSSPVESLGASSAQAQPATEKVSLLQEYSKFLQQALERTSQNDSYLTSQSLSLVSENPTLAGQPLFSTEKQFPSPSRFKSGMSSPLRSTLEKPHFGLLVGDSQHSFSFSGDDTTPPSAVSPAEEDFLEQVSPSKKTDSSQGILQTFQISSFDQNFKSHFQTSRSGSSSQFTVANGQVNLRGHSTDFSEFPLVRVTETRSQLNSSPDVSSSETFG; encoded by the exons ATGAACGCTGAGGACAAGTTGGAGGGTATGCTGCTGAAGTGCAGCAGTGGAGGAGTAGATGGAGGAGGCAGAGTCGGGCTGGCCGGCAGAGGAGCACTAGTGGTGATGACCCTGGGGGACCGATCATTGGCGAACCACCCTCTCCTAGCCGAGGATGATGACGACGAAGACGATGATGAGGACTTGACTGGGAGCTCGCTGGTTACTCATGACCTGGTCCCTCCGGAGCAGCTGATGATGCAGGAGGAGATGACAAAGAATGGtcgaggaggagaagaggagggaggaggaggagag TTGAGCATCAAGCAGGAACTGAAGCTGTCTGAGCCAGCAGTCCAGATAAAGAAGGACAAAAAAGCAGTTAAGGACCTGATGGTGTGtcccaagaagaagaaaaggaagcagCGCTCACCAGCAAAG ATTCTCAGCATCAATGATGACGGATCATTGGGCATTCAGAATCCAAAGTGTCACATCTGTGTTCACTGTAATGCTGCATTCAGAACCAACTATCATCTGCAGAGGCATGTCTTCATTCACACCG GTGAGAAACCATTTCAGTGCAGCCAGTGTGACATGCGCTTCATTCAGAAATATCTTCTCCAGAGACATGAGAAGATCCATACTG GTGAAAAGCCTTTTCGCTGTGATGAGTGCGGGATGAGGTTCATCCAGAAGTATCACATGGAGAGACACAAGAGAACTCACAGTGGAGAGAAGCCCTACCAATGTGACCACTGTCACCAG TACTTCTCCAGAACAGACCGGGTTTTAAAGCACAGACGAATGTGTCAcgagaacagagagagaaagaccaaCAAGGCTGCTGGTAAAGTTGGACCTTTGCGTGAAGCAGATTCTTTAGGTCTCCCCTTTCTTGCCAAAGAGTGCTCACTGCCCAAGAAAAAGCGGCAAAAGTGTGCAGACAAGAGTTCAGGCGCTTCCACCGCTGCCCAGACAGAAGGGCACAGTGTCCCTGTTGtagaaacagaggagaaagacgAGCAGAGACAGAATAAAATTGAAGGTTTACCTCTCTATGCTGTGCCCTCCAAAGTCAAACATGAGTATGTGCTAGCAGACTACTCTGTGGAACTTCCTGAAGAAACGGCTAGCCAGCACCAAGAAGAAGTGCCATCAGAGGAGACGACTCCTCCTAAGCTAGTCCTGAAGAAGGTCCCCAAGAGGAGTCTTAAACAGTCCAGTGAACAAACGCCTCCCTGCCTGTCCACTTTGTCTTCCTTTGAGGAAAATACTAAGGTCACACAATACACCTTTGAAATCGTGGACAAGCAAGGCCTGTTAGAAGTAGAAAGCAACACTGAACTTGAGTCAGTTGAAACTCTTCAGGGAGGACCAACAAAGCCAGCAaccagcagcacaaactacgACGACGCCATGCAGTTTCTCAAGAAGAAACGTTACCTTCAGGCTGCAATGGCCACCAACAGTCGGGATTATGGCCTGAACACGAGCAGCATCTCTTCTCAGCCGCCTGTCACACCAACTGTTGTGTCAGCCGTCATTGACGAAACTGTCCCTGCCACCATTCTGGAGCCCCAGCCAATCAGCACAGAGATTAAGGCAACTCATGACAAGAATGTGCTGCCAGATGAGGTTCTTCAGACACTGTTGGATCACTACTCCAACAAAGCTAATGGGCAATCAGACATTTCTTTTAGCGTGGCTGACACAGAGGTGACGTCAAGCATATCCATTAATTCCTCTGATGTTTCAGACAGCAGCCCCGTGGAGAGTCTCGGAGCCTCTAGCGCCCAGGCTCAACCAGCTACTGAGAAGGTCAGCCTCTTGCAAGAATACTCCAAGTTTCTCCAGCAAGCACTGGAGAGGACCAGCCAGAACGACAGCTACCTGACCAGCCAGAGCCTCAGCTTGGTCTCCGAAAACCCCACATTAGCCGGACAGCCTCTGTTCTCCACAGAGAAACAGTTTCCTTCCCCCAGCAGGTTCAAATCAGGGATGAGCTCTCCGCTAAGGTCCACTTTAGAGAAACCTCACTTTGGATTACTGGTCGGGGACTCCCAGCActcgttttcattttcaggtgaTGACACCACCCCTCCCTCCGCAGTGTCCCCAGCTGAGGAGGACTTTCTGGAGCAGGTCTCACCCTCCAAAAAGACAGACTCTTCACAGGGAATACTGCAGACTTTTCAAATAAGCTCCTTTGATCAAAACTTCAAATCTCATTTCCAGACATCGAGATCTGGATCCTCCTCACAGTTTACTGTTGCCAACGGACAAGTAAATCTTCGAGGACACAGCACAGACTTCTCAGAGTTCCCCTTAGTCAGAGTCACTGAGACCAGGTCTCAACTGAACTCCTCCCCTGACGTTTCATCCAGTGAAACCTTTGGCTGA
- the znf148 gene encoding zinc finger protein 148 isoform X1, which yields MNAEDKLEGMLLKCSSGGVDGGGRVGLAGRGALVVMTLGDRSLANHPLLAEDDDDEDDDEDLTGSSLVTHDLVPPEQLMMQEEMTKNGRGGEEEGGGGEVGVHFPLKLTNKLPCLLHMPLSIKQELKLSEPAVQIKKDKKAVKDLMVCPKKKKRKQRSPAKILSINDDGSLGIQNPKCHICVHCNAAFRTNYHLQRHVFIHTGEKPFQCSQCDMRFIQKYLLQRHEKIHTGEKPFRCDECGMRFIQKYHMERHKRTHSGEKPYQCDHCHQYFSRTDRVLKHRRMCHENRERKTNKAAGKVGPLREADSLGLPFLAKECSLPKKKRQKCADKSSGASTAAQTEGHSVPVVETEEKDEQRQNKIEGLPLYAVPSKVKHEYVLADYSVELPEETASQHQEEVPSEETTPPKLVLKKVPKRSLKQSSEQTPPCLSTLSSFEENTKVTQYTFEIVDKQGLLEVESNTELESVETLQGGPTKPATSSTNYDDAMQFLKKKRYLQAAMATNSRDYGLNTSSISSQPPVTPTVVSAVIDETVPATILEPQPISTEIKATHDKNVLPDEVLQTLLDHYSNKANGQSDISFSVADTEVTSSISINSSDVSDSSPVESLGASSAQAQPATEKVSLLQEYSKFLQQALERTSQNDSYLTSQSLSLVSENPTLAGQPLFSTEKQFPSPSRFKSGMSSPLRSTLEKPHFGLLVGDSQHSFSFSGDDTTPPSAVSPAEEDFLEQVSPSKKTDSSQGILQTFQISSFDQNFKSHFQTSRSGSSSQFTVANGQVNLRGHSTDFSEFPLVRVTETRSQLNSSPDVSSSETFG from the exons ATGAACGCTGAGGACAAGTTGGAGGGTATGCTGCTGAAGTGCAGCAGTGGAGGAGTAGATGGAGGAGGCAGAGTCGGGCTGGCCGGCAGAGGAGCACTAGTGGTGATGACCCTGGGGGACCGATCATTGGCGAACCACCCTCTCCTAGCCGAGGATGATGACGACGAAGACGATGATGAGGACTTGACTGGGAGCTCGCTGGTTACTCATGACCTGGTCCCTCCGGAGCAGCTGATGATGCAGGAGGAGATGACAAAGAATGGtcgaggaggagaagaggagggaggaggaggagaggtgggagTGCATTTCCCCCTAAAACTCACCAATAAGTTGCCCTGCTTGCTTCATATGCCA TTGAGCATCAAGCAGGAACTGAAGCTGTCTGAGCCAGCAGTCCAGATAAAGAAGGACAAAAAAGCAGTTAAGGACCTGATGGTGTGtcccaagaagaagaaaaggaagcagCGCTCACCAGCAAAG ATTCTCAGCATCAATGATGACGGATCATTGGGCATTCAGAATCCAAAGTGTCACATCTGTGTTCACTGTAATGCTGCATTCAGAACCAACTATCATCTGCAGAGGCATGTCTTCATTCACACCG GTGAGAAACCATTTCAGTGCAGCCAGTGTGACATGCGCTTCATTCAGAAATATCTTCTCCAGAGACATGAGAAGATCCATACTG GTGAAAAGCCTTTTCGCTGTGATGAGTGCGGGATGAGGTTCATCCAGAAGTATCACATGGAGAGACACAAGAGAACTCACAGTGGAGAGAAGCCCTACCAATGTGACCACTGTCACCAG TACTTCTCCAGAACAGACCGGGTTTTAAAGCACAGACGAATGTGTCAcgagaacagagagagaaagaccaaCAAGGCTGCTGGTAAAGTTGGACCTTTGCGTGAAGCAGATTCTTTAGGTCTCCCCTTTCTTGCCAAAGAGTGCTCACTGCCCAAGAAAAAGCGGCAAAAGTGTGCAGACAAGAGTTCAGGCGCTTCCACCGCTGCCCAGACAGAAGGGCACAGTGTCCCTGTTGtagaaacagaggagaaagacgAGCAGAGACAGAATAAAATTGAAGGTTTACCTCTCTATGCTGTGCCCTCCAAAGTCAAACATGAGTATGTGCTAGCAGACTACTCTGTGGAACTTCCTGAAGAAACGGCTAGCCAGCACCAAGAAGAAGTGCCATCAGAGGAGACGACTCCTCCTAAGCTAGTCCTGAAGAAGGTCCCCAAGAGGAGTCTTAAACAGTCCAGTGAACAAACGCCTCCCTGCCTGTCCACTTTGTCTTCCTTTGAGGAAAATACTAAGGTCACACAATACACCTTTGAAATCGTGGACAAGCAAGGCCTGTTAGAAGTAGAAAGCAACACTGAACTTGAGTCAGTTGAAACTCTTCAGGGAGGACCAACAAAGCCAGCAaccagcagcacaaactacgACGACGCCATGCAGTTTCTCAAGAAGAAACGTTACCTTCAGGCTGCAATGGCCACCAACAGTCGGGATTATGGCCTGAACACGAGCAGCATCTCTTCTCAGCCGCCTGTCACACCAACTGTTGTGTCAGCCGTCATTGACGAAACTGTCCCTGCCACCATTCTGGAGCCCCAGCCAATCAGCACAGAGATTAAGGCAACTCATGACAAGAATGTGCTGCCAGATGAGGTTCTTCAGACACTGTTGGATCACTACTCCAACAAAGCTAATGGGCAATCAGACATTTCTTTTAGCGTGGCTGACACAGAGGTGACGTCAAGCATATCCATTAATTCCTCTGATGTTTCAGACAGCAGCCCCGTGGAGAGTCTCGGAGCCTCTAGCGCCCAGGCTCAACCAGCTACTGAGAAGGTCAGCCTCTTGCAAGAATACTCCAAGTTTCTCCAGCAAGCACTGGAGAGGACCAGCCAGAACGACAGCTACCTGACCAGCCAGAGCCTCAGCTTGGTCTCCGAAAACCCCACATTAGCCGGACAGCCTCTGTTCTCCACAGAGAAACAGTTTCCTTCCCCCAGCAGGTTCAAATCAGGGATGAGCTCTCCGCTAAGGTCCACTTTAGAGAAACCTCACTTTGGATTACTGGTCGGGGACTCCCAGCActcgttttcattttcaggtgaTGACACCACCCCTCCCTCCGCAGTGTCCCCAGCTGAGGAGGACTTTCTGGAGCAGGTCTCACCCTCCAAAAAGACAGACTCTTCACAGGGAATACTGCAGACTTTTCAAATAAGCTCCTTTGATCAAAACTTCAAATCTCATTTCCAGACATCGAGATCTGGATCCTCCTCACAGTTTACTGTTGCCAACGGACAAGTAAATCTTCGAGGACACAGCACAGACTTCTCAGAGTTCCCCTTAGTCAGAGTCACTGAGACCAGGTCTCAACTGAACTCCTCCCCTGACGTTTCATCCAGTGAAACCTTTGGCTGA